The following are encoded together in the Oceanobacillus zhaokaii genome:
- a CDS encoding DUF3658 domain-containing protein — protein MRRCFCLTAADRKRLEREWIALSESRGVVRICENNKINSVNKDYFDELIVDTARNIHAEQSEKGFIKAGRLIGEVYRQINQLGDSFIEYRVRSLIYKGVFEIKGIPKAMRYYSVKLR, from the coding sequence ATTCGCAGATGTTTTTGTTTAACTGCTGCAGATAGAAAACGATTGGAAAGAGAATGGATAGCATTATCAGAATCAAGAGGAGTAGTGAGGATTTGTGAGAACAACAAAATCAACTCTGTCAATAAAGATTACTTTGATGAATTGATTGTGGATACTGCCCGAAATATACATGCTGAGCAAAGTGAAAAAGGATTTATAAAAGCAGGAAGGTTAATCGGGGAAGTATATCGCCAGATCAATCAGTTAGGGGATTCTTTTATAGAATATAGAGTGAGAAGTTTAATCTATAAAGGGGTTTTTGAAATAAAGGGAATTCCAAAAGCAATGAGATATTATAGTGTGAAACTAAGGTAA
- a CDS encoding CAP domain-containing protein, which translates to MRKLRNIIVLLVIAGVFWNFYGDTFQQTGFTGVYKDIRSDANEIRENPNVTAAIDTISQEIKLLVGRLTDVSPDDEQPAQPAAEKPQLEEPTEQSFSVHNVEIGDKRSEVEQHAGEPKRSSLNEYGVEWVTYHENYQNFFMASYDEQDQVTGLYTNQDLLTSTNGITFDSSRDSVLSTLNEPLSAIRKGLINYQIQDNQEYNIFLIDNNYVTIFYDKHENSTVTAIQIISGELEQQKDTYYAGPSEALTEGLEYQLFDLTNTVRVNHGLSVLELNEPLIKTARDHSTDMAENNYFSHTNLEGQSPFDRMAEDNIAFRTAGENLATGQQSSIFAHEGLMNSLGHRENILKEDFESLAVGVSLSTDAQPFYTENFMTK; encoded by the coding sequence ATGCGAAAACTGAGAAATATTATCGTCTTGCTGGTCATTGCAGGAGTTTTTTGGAACTTTTATGGAGATACATTCCAGCAAACTGGATTTACAGGCGTATATAAAGATATCCGATCGGATGCCAATGAAATCAGAGAAAATCCAAATGTCACTGCAGCAATCGATACGATCAGTCAAGAGATTAAACTATTAGTCGGTCGGTTGACAGATGTCTCGCCAGATGATGAACAGCCAGCACAACCTGCCGCTGAGAAACCGCAATTAGAGGAGCCAACCGAGCAATCCTTCTCGGTCCATAATGTGGAAATTGGTGATAAGCGTTCCGAGGTGGAACAGCATGCGGGAGAGCCAAAGCGCTCGTCATTAAATGAATATGGTGTCGAATGGGTTACCTATCATGAAAATTATCAAAACTTTTTCATGGCATCATATGATGAGCAGGATCAGGTTACTGGGTTATACACCAATCAGGACTTACTGACCTCTACAAATGGAATCACCTTTGATAGTTCAAGAGACTCTGTACTGTCAACGCTCAATGAGCCGCTGTCAGCAATCAGAAAAGGGCTCATCAATTACCAGATCCAAGACAATCAGGAATATAATATCTTTCTTATCGACAACAATTATGTGACCATCTTCTATGACAAGCATGAAAATAGTACGGTTACAGCAATCCAAATCATCAGTGGCGAACTCGAACAACAGAAGGACACGTATTATGCCGGTCCAAGTGAAGCGTTGACAGAAGGATTGGAATATCAATTGTTCGATCTGACAAATACTGTAAGAGTGAACCATGGACTTTCTGTTCTTGAATTGAATGAACCCCTCATAAAGACAGCTCGTGACCACAGTACAGACATGGCCGAAAACAACTATTTCAGTCATACGAACCTGGAAGGACAATCACCATTTGACAGAATGGCAGAAGATAATATTGCCTTTCGAACTGCTGGCGAAAACCTTGCTACCGGTCAGCAAAGCAGTATTTTTGCCCATGAAGGTTTAATGAACTCGCTCGGCCACCGGGAAAATATATTAAAAGAGGATTTTGAATCCCTTGCTGTTGGTGTTTCATTGAGTACCGACGCTCAACCATTTTATACAGAGAATTTTATGACAAAATAG
- a CDS encoding GDSL-type esterase/lipase family protein yields MSSKSVSGNNTCEAIIRIENDVIKHNPDLVTVLFGANDAAFHKIIDLETYKKNLYKITHLIKPEKTILITPAPVDEKVQFARTNEVLLKYALVVKQVADLTGSHFIDFFSKMISLEDYLNKLKELKMMVFILGKMVMIFW; encoded by the coding sequence ATGAGTAGCAAAAGTGTTTCAGGCAATAACACGTGTGAGGCGATTATTAGAATTGAAAATGATGTAATTAAACATAACCCAGATTTAGTAACAGTGTTATTTGGTGCGAATGATGCGGCATTCCATAAAATAATTGATCTTGAAACCTATAAAAAAAACCTATATAAAATTACACACCTGATTAAACCTGAAAAAACCATTTTAATCACTCCTGCCCCTGTTGATGAAAAAGTTCAATTTGCAAGAACTAATGAAGTGTTATTAAAGTATGCTTTAGTTGTAAAACAAGTAGCAGATCTAACAGGCAGTCACTTTATCGATTTCTTTTCTAAAATGATTTCTCTAGAAGATTATCTTAATAAACTTAAGGAATTAAAAATGATGGTCTTCATTTTGGGGAAGATGGTTATGATTTTCTGGTAG